The following coding sequences lie in one Silene latifolia isolate original U9 population chromosome 5, ASM4854445v1, whole genome shotgun sequence genomic window:
- the LOC141655374 gene encoding uncharacterized protein LOC141655374, with translation MDNYPNVSSYCQALKMIADQLPNVGAPVSDTRLVLQLVTHLSDGYDGIATLIKQSDPLPPFYKARMMLTREETHRAKPASSSSETTLFSSQVDGASDSTTRSSSSAQRGRNSSNNNNYKGKNGGRHSRGNNRDKNGGGGNHNNMKTSTRHGQQQQQNSGPNPLSWTWAPFSPWQPQQQQGWVPPPCPYPTAGWTPPSNSHGIRGPRPLQAFITQPSNIGAPSGAFVPIDIAAAMQTLTLQQLDDKYYMDTGASSHMTSNAGTLSSYSSLSSNHHIVVVNGNTIPIVGYGTSTLPSPYPPLHLKNVLHVPKIIKNLVSVRKFTIDNHVSVQFDPFGFTVKDLKTGMPILRSHSMGDLYPLLETKLAPTTAPHVLIALSPSPGTIV, from the coding sequence ATGGACAACTATCCAAACGTGTCGTCCTACTGCCAGGCTCTCAAAATGATCGCTGATCAACTTCCTAATGTCGGAGCCCCCGTCTCCGACACTCGTCTCGTGCTGCAACTTGTCACCCATCTCTCTGATGGATATGATGGGATCGCTACTCTAATTAAACAAAGCGATCCTCTTCCGCCATTTTACAAGGCCAGAATGATGCTCACACGGGAGGAGACACACCGTGCCAAACCTGCTTCCTCTTCCTCTGAGACAACACTTTTCTCTTCCCAGGTCGATGGCGCCTCTGATTCAACCACCCGGTCATCTTCCTCTGCCCAACGAGGTAGAAATTCTTCAAACAATAACAACTATAAGGGCAAGAATGGTGGACGCCACAGTCGTGGTAACAACCGCGACAAGAATGGTGGAGGAGGAAACCACAACAACATGAAAACCTCCACTCGCCATggacagcagcagcaacaaaacTCGGGTCCTAACCCGTTATCTTGGACATGGGCTCCGTTCTCTCCTTGGCAGCCGCAACAACAACAGGGGTGGGTGCCACCGCCATGCCCATACCCTACCGCTGGATGGACCCCTCCAAGTAACTCACATGGCATACGCGGTCCTCGACCACTGCAGGCATTCATCACTCAACCCAGCAACATCGGGGCACCTTCAGGAGCTTTTGTCCCGATTGATATTGCAGCGGCTATGCAAACTCTCACTCTTCAACAACTAGACGACAAATACTATATGGACACGGGAGCGTCGTCGCACATGACCTCTAATGCTGGTACTCTCTCATCTTATTCTTCTTTGAGTAGTAATCATCACATAGTAGTCGTAAATGGCAACACGATTCCTATTGTTGGTTACGGAACTAGCACACTCCCATCCCCTTATCCTCCCCTTCATCTGAAAAATGTTCTCCACGTCCCTAAAATCATTAAAAACCTTGTGTCAGTCCGTAAATTCACTATCGATAATCATGTGTCTGTGCAATTTGATCCGTTTGGTTTTACTGTGAAGGATCTCAAGACGGGGATGCCGATTCTGAGAAGCCATAGCATGGGTGACCTTTACCCTCTACTCGAGACCAAACTCGCTCCCACGACTGCCCCTCACGTCCTCATTGCTCTTTCGCCCTCACCTGGCACGATCGTCTAG